Proteins from one Bradyrhizobium amphicarpaeae genomic window:
- the bchB gene encoding ferredoxin:protochlorophyllide reductase (ATP-dependent) subunit B, whose amino-acid sequence MQLTVWTYEGPPHVGAMRVATGMDGLHYVLHAPQGDTYADLLFTMIERRDRRPPVTYTTFSARDLGGDTADLFKSAAQNAYDRFQPQAMLVGASCTGSLIQDDPGGLARALDLPIPVVAVDLPAYQRKENWGAAETFYQLVRTLAGPSAPAPGRPRPQRAAGVRPRCNLLGPTALGFRHRDDIVEITSLLAKLGIDVNVTAPMGATPADIAGLGEADFNVVLYPEIAGQTASWLQRTFGQPFTKTVPIGVSATREFVEEVARLAGVDASATLASASTRLPWYSRSVDSTYLTGKRVFIFGDATHAVAAARIASDELGFMVVGLGTYSREFGREIRDAAKRYDVEPLITDDYLEVEAKIAELQPELVLGTQMERHIAKRLGIPCAVISAPVHVQDFPARYAPQMGFEGANVIFDTWVHPLMMGLEEHLLAMFKDDFEFKDGTVPSHLGAGHSSPVADRPVQVSVSESNIAAVWAADAEKELHKIPFFVRGKARRNTERFANENGVATITIETLYDAKAHYAR is encoded by the coding sequence ATGCAGCTCACGGTGTGGACCTATGAAGGACCTCCCCATGTCGGCGCGATGCGTGTCGCGACGGGAATGGACGGCCTGCATTACGTCCTGCACGCCCCGCAGGGCGACACCTACGCGGATCTGCTGTTCACGATGATCGAACGCCGCGACCGGCGCCCGCCCGTGACGTACACAACATTCTCCGCCCGGGATCTCGGCGGTGACACCGCCGATCTGTTCAAGTCCGCGGCCCAGAATGCCTATGATCGTTTCCAGCCGCAGGCGATGCTCGTCGGCGCGTCCTGCACGGGGTCGCTGATCCAGGACGACCCGGGCGGTCTAGCGCGTGCGCTCGATCTCCCGATCCCCGTCGTGGCCGTCGATCTGCCGGCCTATCAGCGCAAGGAAAACTGGGGCGCGGCCGAAACGTTCTATCAATTGGTGCGCACGCTCGCCGGGCCGTCAGCGCCGGCACCCGGAAGACCGCGTCCCCAGCGTGCTGCGGGAGTCCGTCCTCGCTGCAATCTGCTCGGCCCAACCGCTCTCGGTTTCCGCCATCGCGACGATATCGTCGAGATCACCTCGCTGCTGGCAAAGCTTGGCATTGACGTGAACGTCACAGCGCCGATGGGGGCGACCCCGGCCGATATCGCAGGACTTGGCGAGGCCGACTTTAACGTCGTGCTGTATCCCGAAATCGCGGGCCAGACTGCGTCCTGGCTGCAACGGACGTTTGGACAGCCCTTCACTAAGACCGTCCCGATCGGCGTGTCGGCCACCCGCGAATTCGTCGAAGAGGTCGCAAGGCTCGCTGGTGTCGATGCGTCGGCGACGCTGGCCTCGGCCTCCACCCGGCTGCCGTGGTACTCGCGCTCAGTCGATTCGACCTATCTCACTGGCAAGCGCGTCTTCATTTTTGGCGACGCCACCCACGCGGTTGCCGCTGCCCGCATTGCATCCGACGAACTCGGCTTCATGGTCGTTGGCCTCGGCACCTACAGCCGCGAATTCGGCCGCGAGATCCGCGACGCAGCGAAACGATATGACGTCGAACCGCTGATCACTGACGACTATCTAGAGGTCGAGGCGAAGATCGCGGAACTACAGCCCGAGTTGGTGCTGGGGACGCAGATGGAGCGGCACATCGCCAAGCGTCTCGGCATTCCATGCGCCGTGATCTCGGCGCCGGTGCATGTGCAGGATTTTCCCGCACGCTACGCACCGCAGATGGGTTTTGAGGGCGCCAACGTCATCTTCGACACCTGGGTGCATCCGCTGATGATGGGCCTCGAGGAACACCTGCTGGCAATGTTCAAGGATGATTTCGAATTCAAGGACGGCACGGTACCGTCGCATCTGGGCGCGGGTCATTCATCGCCCGTTGCTGATCGGCCGGTTCAGGTATCCGTCAGTGAGTCGAACATCGCGGCCGTTTGGGCAGCCGACGCCGAGAAAGAGTTGCACAAAATTCCGTTCTTCGTTCGTGGCAAGGCGCGCCGCAATACCGAACGTTTCGCCAATGAAAACGGCGTTGCCACCATAACCATCGAGACGCTCTACGATGCCAAAGCGCATTACGCCCGTTGA
- a CDS encoding ferredoxin:protochlorophyllide reductase (ATP-dependent) subunit N, protein MNVHVQGCPVVANDLPKPVRRESGQREVFCGLTGIVWLHRKIQDAFFLVVGSRTCAHLIQSAAGVMIFAEPRFATAIMEEKDLAGLTDANDELDRIVVQLIARRPDIRLLFLVGSCPSEVIKLDLSRAALRLSQKFSPAVRILNYSGSGIETTFTQGEDACLASLVPAAPPTRTSEDQLLIVGSLADVVEDQFIRLFDALGMGRVQFLPPRNTAGLPEIGPNTKFLLAQPFLADTARALEDRGAVRLAAPFPLGVEGTTAWLRAAADAFGVAPALFEAVTQPYRIRAERALVRYRDLLGGRSIFLFPDSQLEIPLARFLSRELSMHLVEVGTPYLHREHLAEELRLLPDDVALSEGQDVDLQLDRCRAARPDLVVCGLGLANPLEAEGMTTKWSIELVFTPIQGYEQAADLAELFARPLVRRAKLVA, encoded by the coding sequence ATGAACGTGCATGTGCAAGGATGTCCGGTCGTAGCGAATGACCTACCAAAGCCGGTCCGTCGCGAGAGTGGTCAGCGCGAGGTCTTCTGCGGGCTGACCGGCATCGTCTGGCTGCATCGCAAGATCCAGGACGCCTTCTTCCTGGTGGTGGGCTCGCGCACCTGCGCACATCTGATTCAGTCCGCCGCTGGCGTGATGATCTTCGCGGAGCCCCGATTTGCGACTGCTATCATGGAAGAGAAGGATCTCGCCGGGCTCACCGACGCCAACGATGAGCTGGATCGCATCGTGGTTCAGCTGATCGCGCGGCGACCGGACATCCGGCTGCTTTTCCTGGTCGGCTCCTGTCCCTCCGAGGTCATCAAGCTCGATTTGTCGCGCGCCGCGTTGCGGCTGTCGCAGAAATTCTCGCCTGCAGTTCGTATCCTCAATTATTCGGGCAGTGGAATCGAGACAACATTCACGCAAGGCGAGGATGCCTGTCTCGCCTCGCTCGTCCCCGCGGCCCCCCCGACCCGGACGAGCGAGGACCAATTGCTGATCGTCGGCTCGCTGGCGGACGTGGTCGAGGATCAGTTCATCCGCCTGTTCGACGCGTTGGGAATGGGCCGTGTGCAGTTTCTGCCGCCGCGTAACACTGCGGGCCTTCCCGAGATCGGACCGAACACCAAATTCCTCCTGGCTCAACCCTTCCTCGCCGACACTGCGCGCGCGCTGGAAGATCGCGGGGCCGTCCGGTTGGCCGCACCGTTTCCGCTGGGCGTCGAGGGCACGACGGCATGGTTGCGTGCGGCGGCCGACGCATTCGGTGTCGCGCCCGCGCTGTTCGAGGCGGTCACCCAACCTTATCGCATCAGGGCGGAGCGAGCGCTGGTTCGCTATCGTGATCTGCTCGGCGGCCGCAGCATCTTCCTGTTTCCGGATTCCCAGCTCGAAATTCCCCTGGCGAGGTTCTTGTCGCGCGAATTGTCGATGCACTTGGTCGAGGTTGGGACGCCCTATCTGCACCGCGAGCATCTCGCCGAAGAGCTCAGGCTGCTGCCGGACGATGTCGCCCTATCTGAAGGGCAGGATGTCGACCTGCAGCTCGATCGCTGCCGAGCTGCCCGCCCGGATCTGGTGGTGTGTGGGCTTGGACTTGCCAATCCCCTGGAGGCCGAGGGCATGACCACCAAATGGTCGATCGAACTCGTTTTCACGCCCATCCAGGGCTACGAGCAAGCGGCCGATCTTGCCGAATTATTTGCGCGCCCCCTGGTGCGCCGCGCGAAACTGGTGGCCTGA
- a CDS encoding magnesium chelatase subunit H, with translation MPKRITPVDATPLRVVVVTMDSHLSGAAARAERLLKGQFPGLTLAVHSADEWGTDNAALDRCRADIAHGDIVIATMLFLDDHVRLVMPALVARRSHCDAMICCMSAAEIVKLTRVGKFDMSGEALGAIAWLKKLRGNRKGSPGGKGEMKMLRQLPKLLRFIPGTAQDMRAYFLTLQYWLAGSEQNIANMIRLLVDRYADGPRRALRGIVKAEPPVDYADIGVYHPRLKGCIADIADHLPVPAGERGTVGLLLLRSYLLAGNSGHYDGVIAAFEAKGLRVIPAFASGLDQRPAIERFFMKDGRSAVDAVVSLTGFSLVGGPAYNDSRAAEDILAKLDVPYLSAHPVEFQTLEQWGASDRGLMPVESTIMVAIPELDGASGPLVYGGRSDGAGAPCTGCERACIFAPAETGGEMHVCSERADMLAARTARLVATRRSERWDRKVAIVLFNFPPNAGNTGTAAFLSVFESLHRTLSAMKREGYQVEVPESADALRERIVVGNAARFGADANVHARIPAGDHVRNEKWLRQIEAQWGPAPGRQQSDGSSIFVLGERFGNVFVGIQPAFGYEGDPMRLLFEKGFAPTHAFSAFYRWLREDFGAGAVLHFGTHGALEFMPGKQAGLSGACWPDRMIGDLPNLYLYASNNPSEGTIAKRRSAATLISYLTPPVAHAGLYKGLVELKASIGRWRGLAPDDDAERGDLATLIQAQASALELAEAAPAWIDPVTAVGKLSEAVLELEYTLIPHGLHVVGEMPSSEQRVEMLQAVADASHGARPDKSILEALVKGEAPEALAAKDEAALTLYMELAGIDRILKQDHELPAILHALDGKFIRPAPGGDLLRTPAILPTGRNLHGFDPFRIPSAFAVRDGAHQAQRLIDKHAGEGHGIPESVAIVLWGTDNLKNEGAPIGQALALLGARPRFDGYGRLTGAELIPLDQLNRPRIDVVITMSGIFRDLLPLQIKLLAEACFLAASADEPVEQNFVRKHALAYQAANHCDLETASLRVFGNADGAYGSNVNHLVENGRWDNEDELAETYTRRKSFAYGLKGQPVQQTALLKNALATVDLAYQNLDSVELGVTTVDHYFDTLGGISRAVRMAKGGQSAPVYIGDQTRGAGTVRTLSEQVALETRTRMLNPKWYEGMLKHGYEGVRQIEEHVTNTMGWSATTGEVSPWVYRQLTETFMLDPQMRERLASLNPVASAKVANRLIEAHERKYWSPDPEMLDVLRRAGEELEDRLEGVGVAA, from the coding sequence ATGCCAAAGCGCATTACGCCCGTTGATGCGACGCCTTTGAGGGTCGTCGTCGTGACCATGGACAGTCATCTGTCCGGCGCGGCTGCGCGGGCCGAGAGGCTGTTGAAGGGACAATTTCCCGGGCTGACGCTTGCGGTCCATTCCGCGGACGAATGGGGCACCGACAACGCTGCGCTCGATCGTTGCAGGGCCGACATCGCCCACGGCGACATCGTGATCGCCACCATGCTGTTTCTCGACGACCATGTTCGCCTCGTGATGCCGGCACTTGTTGCCCGGCGCAGTCATTGCGACGCGATGATATGCTGTATGTCGGCGGCCGAGATCGTCAAGCTGACGCGCGTTGGAAAGTTCGACATGAGCGGCGAGGCGCTCGGCGCCATCGCATGGCTGAAGAAGCTGCGCGGCAATCGCAAGGGCAGCCCCGGCGGCAAGGGCGAGATGAAGATGCTGCGCCAGCTGCCGAAGTTGCTGCGCTTCATCCCAGGCACCGCACAGGATATGCGCGCGTATTTCCTGACGCTGCAATACTGGCTGGCCGGCTCAGAGCAGAACATCGCCAACATGATCCGTCTGCTGGTGGACCGTTACGCCGATGGACCGCGCCGCGCCCTGCGCGGCATCGTCAAGGCCGAGCCGCCGGTCGACTATGCCGACATCGGTGTCTACCACCCCCGCCTCAAGGGGTGCATCGCCGATATCGCAGATCACCTGCCTGTCCCGGCCGGCGAGCGCGGCACCGTTGGCCTCCTGTTGTTGCGCTCCTATCTGCTCGCAGGGAATTCCGGTCACTATGACGGCGTCATTGCCGCATTCGAGGCGAAGGGGCTGCGCGTGATACCTGCCTTCGCCAGCGGCCTCGATCAGCGGCCGGCGATCGAGCGCTTTTTTATGAAAGATGGCCGCAGCGCGGTGGATGCCGTCGTCTCGCTCACCGGCTTCTCGCTGGTCGGCGGCCCCGCCTATAACGACTCCCGGGCGGCCGAAGATATTCTCGCCAAGCTCGACGTCCCCTATCTGTCGGCGCATCCCGTCGAATTCCAAACGCTCGAGCAGTGGGGGGCTTCGGATCGCGGTCTGATGCCGGTGGAGAGCACCATTATGGTGGCGATCCCCGAACTTGACGGCGCGTCGGGGCCGCTGGTCTATGGCGGTCGCTCCGACGGCGCAGGTGCTCCCTGCACGGGCTGCGAGCGCGCCTGCATTTTCGCACCCGCCGAGACCGGCGGCGAAATGCATGTGTGCAGCGAACGCGCCGACATGCTGGCGGCGCGCACCGCTCGCCTGGTCGCGACGCGCCGTTCGGAGCGCTGGGATCGCAAAGTCGCGATCGTGCTGTTCAATTTCCCGCCGAATGCCGGCAACACCGGCACCGCGGCATTTCTGTCGGTGTTCGAATCGCTTCATCGCACGCTCTCGGCAATGAAGCGCGAAGGCTATCAGGTCGAGGTGCCCGAAAGCGCCGACGCCTTGCGTGAGCGCATCGTGGTCGGTAACGCCGCCCGCTTCGGCGCGGATGCCAATGTCCACGCCAGAATTCCGGCCGGTGATCACGTTCGGAACGAAAAATGGTTGCGCCAGATCGAGGCGCAATGGGGCCCGGCTCCCGGCAGGCAGCAGAGCGATGGCAGCTCGATCTTCGTGCTGGGTGAGCGCTTCGGCAACGTCTTCGTCGGGATCCAGCCTGCGTTCGGATACGAGGGCGATCCGATGCGGCTGTTGTTCGAGAAGGGGTTTGCGCCGACGCATGCCTTCTCGGCCTTCTATCGCTGGCTCCGCGAGGATTTCGGCGCGGGTGCGGTCTTGCATTTCGGAACCCACGGCGCGCTCGAATTCATGCCAGGCAAGCAGGCTGGTCTTTCGGGCGCGTGCTGGCCCGACCGGATGATCGGCGACCTGCCGAACCTTTATCTCTATGCCTCGAACAATCCGTCCGAGGGCACGATCGCCAAGCGTCGCTCGGCCGCAACGCTGATCAGCTATCTGACGCCGCCGGTCGCCCATGCCGGACTCTACAAGGGTCTGGTCGAGTTGAAGGCCTCGATCGGGCGTTGGCGTGGACTTGCTCCGGATGATGATGCGGAGCGCGGCGATCTCGCGACATTGATCCAGGCCCAGGCCAGTGCGCTGGAACTGGCCGAGGCGGCTCCCGCCTGGATCGATCCGGTTACAGCGGTCGGGAAATTGTCGGAAGCCGTGCTCGAACTCGAATACACCCTGATCCCGCATGGCCTGCACGTCGTCGGCGAGATGCCGTCGTCTGAACAGCGGGTCGAAATGCTGCAGGCGGTTGCCGATGCCTCGCACGGCGCGCGGCCGGACAAATCGATCCTCGAAGCGCTGGTGAAGGGCGAGGCGCCCGAAGCATTGGCCGCGAAGGATGAGGCCGCGCTCACGCTCTACATGGAATTGGCCGGCATCGATCGCATCCTTAAGCAGGATCACGAATTGCCCGCGATCCTGCATGCCCTGGACGGCAAGTTCATTCGCCCGGCACCAGGCGGCGATCTCCTGCGCACGCCGGCGATCCTGCCGACGGGGCGCAATCTCCACGGCTTCGATCCGTTCCGGATTCCCAGCGCGTTTGCGGTGCGGGACGGCGCACACCAGGCGCAGCGGCTGATCGACAAGCATGCCGGCGAAGGCCACGGGATTCCGGAATCGGTCGCGATCGTGCTCTGGGGCACCGATAACCTCAAGAACGAGGGCGCGCCGATCGGGCAGGCGCTGGCCTTGCTCGGCGCAAGGCCGCGCTTCGACGGCTATGGTCGCCTGACCGGTGCCGAATTGATCCCGCTCGATCAGCTCAACCGGCCGCGGATCGACGTCGTCATCACCATGTCCGGCATCTTCCGCGACCTGCTGCCGTTGCAGATCAAGCTGCTGGCCGAAGCCTGCTTCCTGGCCGCGTCCGCCGACGAGCCGGTCGAACAGAATTTCGTTCGCAAGCACGCACTCGCCTACCAGGCCGCGAATCATTGCGACCTCGAGACCGCGTCCTTGCGCGTGTTCGGCAATGCCGACGGCGCCTACGGCTCGAACGTCAACCATCTCGTCGAGAACGGCCGCTGGGACAACGAGGACGAACTGGCCGAGACCTACACCCGCCGCAAGAGTTTTGCCTACGGCCTGAAAGGGCAGCCAGTGCAGCAGACGGCACTGTTGAAGAATGCGCTCGCCACCGTCGATCTCGCTTATCAAAATCTCGACTCGGTCGAACTCGGCGTCACCACGGTCGATCACTATTTCGACACGCTCGGCGGCATCAGCCGTGCCGTGCGAATGGCCAAAGGCGGCCAGTCGGCGCCGGTCTATATCGGCGACCAGACCCGCGGCGCGGGAACGGTCCGGACGCTGTCGGAGCAGGTCGCGCTGGAGACCCGGACCCGGATGCTCAATCCGAAATGGTACGAGGGCATGCTCAAGCATGGCTATGAGGGCGTTCGCCAGATCGAAGAGCACGTCACCAACACCATGGGCTGGTCGGCGACGACTGGCGAGGTGTCGCCCTGGGTCTACCGGCAGCTCACCGAGACCTTCATGCTCGATCCCCAAATGCGCGAGCGCCTGGCGTCGCTCAATCCCGTGGCCTCCGCGAAAGTCGCGAACCGGCTGATCGAGGCGCACGAACGCAAATACTGGTCGCCCGATCCGGAGATGCTCGATGTCCTGCGCAGGGCAGGCGAAGAGCTCGAAGACCGCCTCGAAGGCGTGGGAGTTGCCGCATGA